A single genomic interval of Stieleria maiorica harbors:
- the moaA gene encoding GTP 3',8-cyclase MoaA, translating to MNTPPPDRVSTGTISSDPLIDRFGRVHRSLRMSVTDRCNLRCFYCMPEVGAEFAPRETLLTFEEIVRIAALLVSRCGIGDIRLTGGEPLVRKDLPKLVAMLSAIGDLKDLSLTTNGMLLEQFAGPLRRAGLKRLNISIDTLDEANFQKVSRRSGIDQVVRGIDAAIATGFETIKLNTTAVKGVTETEIVSLVKFAIERNVQIRFIEFMPLDTDRSWRTENVLSGNMIRDIIEREFGPMNPVPPPVASQPATDFQLAGGQPIGLIQSVTEPFCDACDRIRLTADGAIRNCLFSQHEFPIRDLVRSGASDDELIDQFKAAVSAKAAGHGIDDGSFSPPQRPMYSIGG from the coding sequence TTGAACACGCCTCCACCTGACAGAGTTTCGACTGGCACAATCAGCAGCGATCCGCTGATCGATCGTTTCGGTCGTGTCCACCGCAGTCTGCGAATGAGCGTGACCGACCGCTGCAACCTGCGCTGTTTTTATTGCATGCCGGAAGTCGGTGCCGAGTTCGCGCCGCGGGAGACGTTGCTGACGTTTGAAGAGATCGTGCGGATCGCCGCTCTGTTGGTCTCGCGTTGCGGCATCGGAGACATTCGTTTGACCGGTGGTGAACCGCTGGTGCGGAAGGACTTACCTAAGCTGGTCGCCATGCTTTCCGCGATCGGAGACTTGAAAGACTTGTCGTTGACGACCAACGGGATGTTGTTGGAACAGTTCGCCGGTCCGCTGCGTCGCGCGGGACTGAAGCGATTGAACATCAGTATCGACACGCTGGACGAAGCGAACTTTCAAAAGGTCTCGCGGCGAAGCGGGATCGATCAGGTCGTCCGCGGGATCGACGCCGCGATCGCGACCGGGTTCGAGACGATCAAGTTGAACACGACCGCGGTCAAAGGGGTCACCGAAACCGAGATCGTTTCGCTGGTAAAGTTCGCCATCGAGCGAAACGTTCAAATACGCTTCATCGAATTCATGCCGCTGGACACCGACCGATCTTGGCGGACCGAAAATGTGCTCAGCGGAAACATGATTCGCGACATCATCGAACGGGAATTCGGACCGATGAATCCGGTGCCGCCGCCAGTCGCCTCGCAGCCGGCAACCGATTTTCAGCTTGCCGGGGGACAGCCGATCGGATTGATTCAATCGGTGACCGAGCCGTTTTGTGATGCATGCGACCGAATTCGTTTAACCGCGGACGGCGCGATTCGAAACTGCCTGTTTTCCCAACACGAGTTTCCGATTCGCGACCTGGTGCGAAGCGGGGCCAGTGACGACGAATTGATCGATCAGTTCAAAGCGGCGGTTTCGGCCAAAGCGGCCGGCCACGGGATCGATGACGGCAGCTTTTCGCCTCCGCAGCGCCCGATGTATTCGATCGGTGGGTAA